From Helicoverpa zea isolate HzStark_Cry1AcR chromosome 23, ilHelZeax1.1, whole genome shotgun sequence, one genomic window encodes:
- the LOC124641840 gene encoding myrosinase 1-like isoform X1: MWDANHLSTKKPNDLLNYLIDCYLSKMYILNTYFNQCFGVYRPPHYLFAAVYAIFLAVVCAEEHSETLEMRKLPNGLKLGVATAAFQIEGGWNAADKSPSIWDTYSHIPGKIRDGTDGNDTCKSYEYYQRDIQMLKFLGVDFYRFSISWPRILPTGFSNKVSEEGIAYYNRLIDELLANGIEPVVTMFHWDLPQSLQDLGGWPNPHVADWFEDYARVLYDAFGDRVKTWITLNEPKQFLIFGYGQKRFAPDVYSPGIGDYMAIKNALLAHARAWHLYDKEYRQKQKGTCGITIATDLRVGATDDPADKAAGDLAMDFEVGFYSHPIFSSTGGFPENLVKRVAERSAEQGFSKSRLPELSKEEIEYIKGTSDFYGFNHYSTKFFYARKYEPGMYAVPSYDDDIGAVGDYGSYELAPVMHTTKIPDGMRKALNWVKDNYNNPIVMITENGYGTYGGNNDIDRIDYYRQYINAILDAIELDGCNVATYTAWSLMDNFEWDSGIGAKFGLFEVDFEDDKRTRRARTSALWYKNLLATRTLDPGHEPKLEEISF, encoded by the exons ATGTGGGATGCTAATCATTTATCAACAAAGAAACCAAATGACTTACTAAATTATCTAATCGACTGCTATCTGAGCAAAATGTAcatattaaatacctactttaatCAGTGTTTTGGTGTTTACAGACCTCCTCACTACCTTTTCGCTGCAGTTTATGCAATATTTCTGGCAGTAGTTTGTGCCGAAGAACACAGTGAAACGTTGGAAATGAGAAAATTGCCAAATGGGTTAAAATTGGGAGTGGCGACCGCAGCTTTTCAAATTGAAGGCGGTTGGAATGCAGCAG ATAAGTCTCCAAGCATCTGGGACACCTACAGTCACATCCCAGGAAAGATAAGAGATGGCACAGATGGCAATGACACATGCAAATCCTACGAATACTATCAACGCGACATCCAAATGCTCAAATTCTTAGGCGTCGATTTCTACAGATTTTCCATTTCATGGCCAAGAATATTGCCCACTGGGTTTTCAAACAAAGTCAGTGAAGAGGGTATAGCTTACTACAATAGATTGATAGATGAATTGTTGGCAAATGGAATCGAGCCAGTTGTGACCATGTTTCATTGGGACTTGCCGCAAAGTTTGCAAGATTTGGGGGGTTGGCCCAACCCTCATGTCGCCGACTGGTTTGAAGACTATGCACGAGTGTTATACGACGCTTTTGGCGACAGAGTAAAAACTTGGATAACACTGAATGAACCGAAACAGTTCCTGATTTTTGGGTATGGACAGAAGAGATTTGCGCCTGATGTGTATTCCCCGGGGATTGGTGATTACATGGCTATCAAGAACGCTTTGTTGGCTCATGCTAGAGCTTGGCATTTGTATGATAAAGAGTACAGACAGAAGCAGAAAG GCACTTGCGGTATAACAATAGCCACGGATCTCCGAGTCGGTGCTACTGACGATCCTGCCGACAAAGCAGCAGGCGACTTAGCAATGGACTTCGAAGTCGGTTTCTACAGTCATCCGATATTCTCGTCCACGGGTGGATTCCCTGAGAATTTGGTTAAACGCGTCGCGGAGAGGAGCGCTGAGCAAGGATTCTCGAAAAGCAGACTTCCGGAATTGTCGAAGGAAGAAATTGAGTACATAAAAG GAACAAGTGACTTCTACGGGTTCAATCACTACTCTACGAAGTTCTTCTACGCTCGGAAGTATGAACCAGGAATGTATGCAGTACCCTCGTACGATGACGACATCGGTGCTGTTGGGGACTATGGCAGTTATGAGTTGGCACCCGTTATGCACACTACt AAAATTCCCGATGGCATGCGAAAAGCATTGAACTGGGTGAAAGATAACTACAACAATCCGATTGTGATGATCACAGAGAACGGCTACGGCACTTATGGCGGGAATAATGACATTGACAGAATAGATTACTATAGACAATACATCAACGCCATATTGGACGCCATTGAACTCGACGGGTGTAATGTTGCCACGTACACTGCTTGGAGTCTTATGGATAACTTCGAATGGGATTCTGGAATTGG gGCAAAATTTGGTCTTTTTGAAGTGGATTTCGAGGATGACAAAAGGACGCGAAGGGCAAGAACCTCTGCTCTATGGTACAAAAATCTCCTAGCCACCCGAACATTAGACCCTGGACACGAACCAAAGCTTGAAGAAATCTCTTTTTAA
- the LOC124641840 gene encoding myrosinase 1-like isoform X2: MRPPHYLFAAVYAIFLAVVCAEEHSETLEMRKLPNGLKLGVATAAFQIEGGWNAADKSPSIWDTYSHIPGKIRDGTDGNDTCKSYEYYQRDIQMLKFLGVDFYRFSISWPRILPTGFSNKVSEEGIAYYNRLIDELLANGIEPVVTMFHWDLPQSLQDLGGWPNPHVADWFEDYARVLYDAFGDRVKTWITLNEPKQFLIFGYGQKRFAPDVYSPGIGDYMAIKNALLAHARAWHLYDKEYRQKQKGTCGITIATDLRVGATDDPADKAAGDLAMDFEVGFYSHPIFSSTGGFPENLVKRVAERSAEQGFSKSRLPELSKEEIEYIKGTSDFYGFNHYSTKFFYARKYEPGMYAVPSYDDDIGAVGDYGSYELAPVMHTTKIPDGMRKALNWVKDNYNNPIVMITENGYGTYGGNNDIDRIDYYRQYINAILDAIELDGCNVATYTAWSLMDNFEWDSGIGAKFGLFEVDFEDDKRTRRARTSALWYKNLLATRTLDPGHEPKLEEISF, from the exons ATGAG ACCTCCTCACTACCTTTTCGCTGCAGTTTATGCAATATTTCTGGCAGTAGTTTGTGCCGAAGAACACAGTGAAACGTTGGAAATGAGAAAATTGCCAAATGGGTTAAAATTGGGAGTGGCGACCGCAGCTTTTCAAATTGAAGGCGGTTGGAATGCAGCAG ATAAGTCTCCAAGCATCTGGGACACCTACAGTCACATCCCAGGAAAGATAAGAGATGGCACAGATGGCAATGACACATGCAAATCCTACGAATACTATCAACGCGACATCCAAATGCTCAAATTCTTAGGCGTCGATTTCTACAGATTTTCCATTTCATGGCCAAGAATATTGCCCACTGGGTTTTCAAACAAAGTCAGTGAAGAGGGTATAGCTTACTACAATAGATTGATAGATGAATTGTTGGCAAATGGAATCGAGCCAGTTGTGACCATGTTTCATTGGGACTTGCCGCAAAGTTTGCAAGATTTGGGGGGTTGGCCCAACCCTCATGTCGCCGACTGGTTTGAAGACTATGCACGAGTGTTATACGACGCTTTTGGCGACAGAGTAAAAACTTGGATAACACTGAATGAACCGAAACAGTTCCTGATTTTTGGGTATGGACAGAAGAGATTTGCGCCTGATGTGTATTCCCCGGGGATTGGTGATTACATGGCTATCAAGAACGCTTTGTTGGCTCATGCTAGAGCTTGGCATTTGTATGATAAAGAGTACAGACAGAAGCAGAAAG GCACTTGCGGTATAACAATAGCCACGGATCTCCGAGTCGGTGCTACTGACGATCCTGCCGACAAAGCAGCAGGCGACTTAGCAATGGACTTCGAAGTCGGTTTCTACAGTCATCCGATATTCTCGTCCACGGGTGGATTCCCTGAGAATTTGGTTAAACGCGTCGCGGAGAGGAGCGCTGAGCAAGGATTCTCGAAAAGCAGACTTCCGGAATTGTCGAAGGAAGAAATTGAGTACATAAAAG GAACAAGTGACTTCTACGGGTTCAATCACTACTCTACGAAGTTCTTCTACGCTCGGAAGTATGAACCAGGAATGTATGCAGTACCCTCGTACGATGACGACATCGGTGCTGTTGGGGACTATGGCAGTTATGAGTTGGCACCCGTTATGCACACTACt AAAATTCCCGATGGCATGCGAAAAGCATTGAACTGGGTGAAAGATAACTACAACAATCCGATTGTGATGATCACAGAGAACGGCTACGGCACTTATGGCGGGAATAATGACATTGACAGAATAGATTACTATAGACAATACATCAACGCCATATTGGACGCCATTGAACTCGACGGGTGTAATGTTGCCACGTACACTGCTTGGAGTCTTATGGATAACTTCGAATGGGATTCTGGAATTGG gGCAAAATTTGGTCTTTTTGAAGTGGATTTCGAGGATGACAAAAGGACGCGAAGGGCAAGAACCTCTGCTCTATGGTACAAAAATCTCCTAGCCACCCGAACATTAGACCCTGGACACGAACCAAAGCTTGAAGAAATCTCTTTTTAA
- the LOC124641841 gene encoding pyridoxal phosphate homeostasis protein, translating into MSSESGQDQKIDVMLGLKKVLSQIEGAVARRSKDLPQVMPRLVAVSKIKPASLIVEAYEAGQRHFGENYVNELADKASDPLILEKCKDIKWHFIGHLQTNKINKLLSSPQLFMIQTVHSEKLADNLNKQWPKYRKNEEKLPVFVQINTSAEEAKNGIEPSETTRVVEHVLKNCPNLDFKGLMTIGMYDYDVTKITNPDFLCLAKCRQEVCENLNLDINNVELSMGMSGDFEQAIELGATTVRVGSVIFGARPPKPW; encoded by the exons ATGTCATCAGAATCGGGTCAAGATCAGAAGATCGACGTAATGTTGGgcttaaaaaaagtattgtcaCAAATTGAGGGTGCGGTGGCCAGGCGCAGTAAA gacCTGCCACAAGTTATGCCAAGGTTAGTAGCTGTCTCAAAGATAAAACCTGCTTCGTTGATTGTTGAAGCTTATGAGGCTGGCCAGCGCCATTTTGGGGAGAATTATGTCAACGAGTTAGCTGATAAAGCAAGTGACCCTCTCATTCTAGAGAAATGCAAGGATATTAAATGGCATTTCATTGGCCATTTGCaaaccaacaaaataaataaacttcttaGTTCCCCGCAACTATTTATGATACAGACGGTTCATTCTGAGAAGTTAGCTGACAATTTGAACAAGCAATGGccgaaatatagaaaaaatgagGAAAAATTGCCTGTGTTTGTACAGATCAATACTAGTGCTGAAGAAG CTAAAAATGGAATTGAGCCGTCTGAAACAACAAGAGTGGTTGAGCATGTCCTGAAAAACTGTCCGAACCTGGATTTCAAAGGATTGATGACAATTGGAATGTACGACTATGATGTGACTAAAATCACAAACCCAGATTTCCTATGCCTCGCTAAATGTAGACAGGAAGTTTGTGAAAATTTGAACCTTGATATAAATAACGTGGAATTATCTATGGGGATGTCTGGTGATTTTGAACAggct aTTGAACTTGGAGCTACTACAGTTCGTGttggttcagtaatttttgGTGCTAGGCCACCAAAACCATGGTAA